The Halomicrobium zhouii region TGTTCGCCCTCTACATCGTCTTCGTCGGCGTCCTCGTGGAGTTTTCGTACTTCTGGATGCTCCCGCTGATGGGAGTGTTCCTGTTCGCGCAGTTCTTCTTCAGCGACAAGCTGGCGTTGCGCTCGATGGGCGCCAGGACCGTCGACGAGGACGAGTATCCGGAACTCCACCGGATGGTCGAGCGGCTCTCCCAGCAGGCCGACCTGCCCAAGCCGAAGATCGCTGTCGCCGACTCGCGCGTACCCAACGCCTTCGCCACGGGCCGCTCGAAGAAGAGCAGCGCCGTCGCCGTGACGACGGGCATCATGGACACGCTCGACCAGGACGAACTCGAAGGGGTGCTCGCCCACGAACTCGCCCACATCAAGAACCGCGACGTGATGGTGATGACCATCGCCTCGTTCCTCTCGACCATCGCGTTCATGGTCGTCCGCTGGGGCACCTTCTTCGGCGGCGGCAACCGCCGGAACGGGGG contains the following coding sequences:
- the htpX gene encoding zinc metalloprotease HtpX gives rise to the protein MQWKTDWGLRARMVLTMFLLFALYIVFVGVLVEFSYFWMLPLMGVFLFAQFFFSDKLALRSMGARTVDEDEYPELHRMVERLSQQADLPKPKIAVADSRVPNAFATGRSKKSSAVAVTTGIMDTLDQDELEGVLAHELAHIKNRDVMVMTIASFLSTIAFMVVRWGTFFGGGNRRNGGGGVIVAILASLVVWIISFLLIRALSRYREFAADRGGATITGKPAALASALMKISGRMDKVPKEDMRDQAEMNAFFIIPIKSGFVGKVFSTHPSTEKRVERLRDLERELEGF